In the genome of Photobacterium sp. TY1-4, one region contains:
- a CDS encoding TIGR02647 family protein: protein MSYTPELVDEMNLLVKFPMHSDREGLKVHHDASPTVIAAAKRLFNKGLVTNEDGGYLTYSGHQAVEHAKSALRILTGKVEVA, encoded by the coding sequence ATGTCGTATACCCCAGAATTGGTTGATGAAATGAACCTGCTTGTGAAGTTTCCGATGCATAGCGACCGGGAAGGGTTGAAGGTCCATCATGACGCTTCGCCGACGGTGATTGCAGCAGCCAAACGGTTGTTTAACAAAGGGTTGGTGACAAATGAAGACGGTGGCTATCTGACGTATTCCGGCCATCAGGCGGTCGAGCATGCGAAATCGGCACTGCGGATCCTGACCGGGAAAGTTGAAGTTGCTTAA
- a CDS encoding Tim44 domain-containing protein has product MKRFFTIFALILTVSFMAPTDAYAKKFGGGKSFGKTHKTAPAQQKQQQTDTLKQQQPTAGKSSKKGLMGGLLGGLLAGGLLAAFFGGAFEGIQFMDILIFGLIAFVIFKLFKTMRGAKRTPMGHQEAYAGNSQHQYRQAAPEAQQGGFSSQPAYTSTDSDVPFNLPPGFDMHAFLNGAREHYRTVQGAWNHNELETIREYVSPALMEDLAAERAKLTGEQHTEVMYVDAELVRADYDANVAQLSVKFSGRYKDRHEDVEEEITDVWHLERDLRAPNAPWLIVGIQA; this is encoded by the coding sequence ATGAAACGCTTTTTCACGATTTTTGCATTGATCCTGACGGTCTCATTCATGGCCCCGACGGATGCGTATGCAAAGAAATTTGGCGGTGGTAAGTCGTTTGGTAAGACTCATAAAACGGCCCCGGCACAACAAAAACAACAACAAACGGACACGCTGAAACAGCAACAACCCACGGCTGGTAAATCCAGCAAGAAGGGCCTGATGGGCGGTCTGCTGGGCGGCTTGCTGGCCGGTGGCCTGCTGGCGGCGTTCTTTGGCGGTGCGTTTGAAGGGATCCAGTTCATGGATATCCTGATTTTCGGTCTGATCGCATTTGTGATCTTTAAACTGTTCAAAACCATGCGCGGCGCGAAGCGTACGCCGATGGGCCATCAAGAAGCATACGCCGGTAATTCGCAGCATCAGTACCGTCAAGCCGCGCCGGAAGCGCAGCAGGGCGGTTTCTCGTCTCAGCCGGCTTACACGTCAACTGACAGCGATGTGCCGTTCAACCTGCCTCCGGGCTTTGACATGCATGCTTTCCTGAACGGTGCCCGTGAACACTACCGTACGGTTCAAGGCGCATGGAACCACAATGAGCTGGAAACGATCCGCGAGTACGTCAGCCCGGCGCTGATGGAAGATCTGGCTGCTGAGCGTGCCAAGCTGACTGGGGAGCAACATACTGAAGTGATGTATGTTGATGCGGAACTGGTTCGTGCCGACTACGACGCCAATGTGGCGCAACTGAGCGTCAAGTTCTCTGGTCGCTACAAAGATCGTCACGAGGACGTAGAGGAAGAGATCACGGATGTCTGGCACCTGGAGCGCGATCTGCGTGCTCCGAACGCGCCTTGGCTGATTGTCGGGATCCAAGCTTAA
- a CDS encoding TM2 domain-containing protein: MQDTHSKLIGYLLWIFGFTGAHRFYYGKPVTGTIWFLTLGLLGIGWLIDLFLIPSMDREADLRFQSGDIDYTVAWLLLTFLGVFGIHRMYMGKWLTGILYFLTLGFCLIGVLVDFWTLNDQISIRNSENAGRNPA; this comes from the coding sequence ATGCAAGATACTCACAGCAAACTGATTGGCTATTTATTGTGGATTTTTGGTTTTACCGGCGCCCACCGCTTCTATTACGGTAAACCGGTGACCGGGACGATTTGGTTTCTGACGCTGGGCCTGCTTGGCATTGGCTGGCTCATTGACCTGTTTTTAATTCCGTCGATGGATCGCGAAGCCGATCTGCGCTTTCAAAGCGGGGATATCGACTACACGGTCGCCTGGTTGCTGCTGACATTTCTCGGCGTGTTCGGTATCCACCGGATGTATATGGGCAAGTGGCTGACCGGGATCCTTTACTTCCTGACGCTGGGCTTTTGCCTGATTGGCGTGCTGGTTGATTTCTGGACACTCAACGACCAGATTTCCATCCGCAACAGCGAAAACGCCGGTCGCAACCCTGCGTAA
- a CDS encoding TetR/AcrR family transcriptional regulator, protein MARRNDHTREELVSMTLEQVKNFLDQQPHHELSLRKIAAMIGYVPSTLVNVFGNYNLLLLHAVAQTLDELFAEAAAEMQHVSAPEDALRRLAYCYLDFAQRHPYRWQLIFQHTMNGEELPEWQAERINSMTGMLEALIRQITPNKSDAAILEVSRVLWAGVHGITLLSVDDKLFTAIPVDGKALIDNLIDTYLHAWQAEA, encoded by the coding sequence ATGGCAAGACGAAACGACCATACTCGCGAAGAGTTGGTAAGTATGACACTGGAGCAAGTCAAAAACTTTCTCGACCAACAACCACACCACGAACTGAGTCTGCGCAAGATCGCCGCCATGATCGGCTATGTTCCCAGCACCCTGGTCAATGTGTTCGGCAACTATAACCTGTTGTTGCTCCATGCCGTGGCTCAAACCCTGGATGAACTGTTTGCGGAGGCCGCCGCCGAAATGCAGCATGTCTCCGCGCCAGAAGACGCCCTGCGCCGGCTCGCCTATTGCTATCTCGATTTCGCCCAGCGCCATCCGTACCGCTGGCAATTGATTTTCCAGCATACGATGAATGGTGAAGAGCTGCCGGAATGGCAAGCGGAGCGGATTAATAGCATGACCGGCATGCTCGAAGCCCTGATCCGCCAGATCACTCCGAACAAATCCGATGCGGCGATCCTTGAGGTCAGCCGGGTCTTGTGGGCCGGCGTTCACGGCATCACCCTCCTGAGTGTGGACGATAAACTCTTTACCGCCATACCGGTCGATGGCAAAGCCTTGATCGATAACCTGATCGATACTTATCTTCATGCCTGGCAGGCAGAGGCCTAA